A genomic window from Chaetodon auriga isolate fChaAug3 chromosome 13, fChaAug3.hap1, whole genome shotgun sequence includes:
- the LOC143330803 gene encoding MAGUK p55 subfamily member 4-like isoform X2 yields the protein MRQAMEDGVSAVLSSVVEDVSQAVHRNISGAQLLHELLRAPWLHALLKIYECLLQFQRFTPSPILPYASGLSHEIMAAVQKVHRPSAEARELCGLLSSPHIQALLSSHDSVAQFDYGPILPPLPDELPEDEEAMRIVCLVKNNQPLGATIRRDEETGEIYIARVIHGGLADRSGLLHPGDLLVEVNGNPVVGLEPEQVIQILINSHGTILFKVIPNAAQSNSSNLKSVYMRAMVDYCPLQDSSIPCPDAGMAFSRGDLLEVVDQSDGHWWQARKLPSAVSCAGLIPSASMLKSKQREQWWCQPLQVHTCIRPLNLAEHEDDRTQADDKRLVTDEADSDVTDGIYLAGFRRSFRLWRRTSFRRRRQSCTSCSPNCNALSTPYEEVALYQRPPQENHRLIILIGASGVGVNELRKRLIKLNPATFQGPVPHTTRPIRAGEQTGREYHFVTKELFEYMVCNHRFVEYGECRGHLYGTSTDAIDEVLKRGRMCIIDVEPHSIQSLRTRKLKPYVIFIKAPSSERLRETRRDARIVTNYSVNRAFTEDDFMELEEVSRLMEVKYKHFFDSVLENDDLQDACMQLCSIIQEAQDEPQWVPVSWTRAQE from the exons ATGAGACAAGCTATGGAGGacg gtgtcagTGCGGTGCTGTCCAGTGTGGTGGAGGACGTCAGTCAAGCTGTCCACAGAAACATTAGTGGTGCTCAGCTCCTTCATGAACTGCTGAGGGCGCCGTGGCTTCACGCTCTGCTGAAG ATTTATGAGTGCCTGTTGCAGTTCCAGAGGTTCACACCCAGCCCCATTCTGCCCTACGCCTCAGGACTATCACAtgag atCATGGCAGCAGTCCAGAAGGTCCACCGTCCCTCGGCTGAAGCTCGAGAGCTCTGCGGCCTCCTCAGCTCACCGCACATCCAG GCCCTGCTGTCTTCCCACGACAGCGTAGCCCAGTTTGACTACGGTCCCATTTTACCTCCTCTGCCTGACGAGCTgcctgaggatgaggaggccaTGAGGATCGTTTGTCTGGTGAAGAACAACCAGCCACTG gggGCGACTAtaaggagggatgaggagacaggagagatcTACATTGCCAGGGTGATTCATGGAGGACTGGCTGACCGCAGCG GACTGCTCCATCCTGGTGATCTGTTagtggaggtgaatggaaaCCCTGTGGTGGGTCTGGAGCCGGAGCAGGTCATCCAGATCCTG atcAATTCTCACGGGACGATCCTCTTTAAGGTCATTCCAAACGCAGctcagagcaacagcagcaacctgAAGTCG GTGTACATGAGGGCGATGGTGGACTACTGCCCCCTGCAGGACTCCTCCATCCCCTGTCCGGATGCAGGGATGGCGTTCAGCAGAGGAGACCTGCTGGAGGTGGTGGACCAGTCGGACGGGCACTGGTGGCAGGCCAGGAAGCTGCCCAGCGCCGTGTCCTGCGCTGGTTTGATTCCCTCAGCCAGCATGCTGAAGAG TAAACAGAGGGAGCAGTGGTGGTGTCAGCCGCTACAGGTTCACACCTGCATCAGACCCT TGAACCTGGCTGAGCACG AGGACGATCGAACACAAGCAGATGACAAGCGTCTCGTGACAG ATGAGGCCGACTCTGACGTCACTGATGGAATCTACCTGG ctggtTTCCGTCGAAGCTTCCGTCTCTGGAGGAGGACGTCCTTCAGGAGGAGACGACAGTCCTGCACCTCCTGCTCACCCAACTGCAACGCTCTGTCCACCCCCTACGAGGAGGTGGCTTTGTACCAGCGTCCCCCGCAGGAGAACCATcgcctcatcatcctcatcg GTGCTTCAGGAGTTGGAGTTAATGAACTGAGGAAAAGACTCATCAAGCTGAACCCTGCGACCTTCCAGGGACCCGTCCCTC ACACCACTCGTCCAATCAGGGCAGGGGAGCAGACAGGAAGGGAGTACCACTTTGTCACCAAGGAGCTGTTTGAGTACATGGTCTGTAACCACAG gtttgTGGAGTACGGGGAGTGTAGGGGCCACCTGTATGGGACCAGCACTGATGCCATTGATGAGGTGTTAAAACGAGGTCGGATGTGCATCATCGATGTTGAACCACAT AGCATCCAGTCTCTGAGGACGAGGAAGCTGAAGCCCTACGTGATCTTCATCAAAGCTCCAAGttcagagaggctgagagagacacGCAGAGACGCCCGAATCGTCACCAACTACAGCGTCAACAGAGCGTTCACG gaggacgacttcatggagctggaggaggtgtcCCGGCTGATGGAGGTGAAGTACAAACATTTTTTCGACAGCGTGCTGGAGAACGACGACCTGCAGGACGCCTGCATGCAGCTCTGCTCCATCATCCAGGAGGCCCAGGACGAGCCACAGTGGGTCCCTGTGAGCTGGACCCGGGCGCAggagtag
- the LOC143330803 gene encoding MAGUK p55 subfamily member 4-like isoform X1, translating to MRQAMEDGVSAVLSSVVEDVSQAVHRNISGAQLLHELLRAPWLHALLKIYECLLQFQRFTPSPILPYASGLSHEIMAAVQKVHRPSAEARELCGLLSSPHIQALLSSHDSVAQFDYGPILPPLPDELPEDEEAMRIVCLVKNNQPLGATIRRDEETGEIYIARVIHGGLADRSGLLHPGDLLVEVNGNPVVGLEPEQVIQILINSHGTILFKVIPNAAQSNSSNLKSVYMRAMVDYCPLQDSSIPCPDAGMAFSRGDLLEVVDQSDGHWWQARKLPSAVSCAGLIPSASMLKSKQREQWWCQPLQVHTCIRPLNLAEHEDDRTQADDKRLVTELEEIHFDEADSDVTDGIYLAGFRRSFRLWRRTSFRRRRQSCTSCSPNCNALSTPYEEVALYQRPPQENHRLIILIGASGVGVNELRKRLIKLNPATFQGPVPHTTRPIRAGEQTGREYHFVTKELFEYMVCNHRFVEYGECRGHLYGTSTDAIDEVLKRGRMCIIDVEPHSIQSLRTRKLKPYVIFIKAPSSERLRETRRDARIVTNYSVNRAFTEDDFMELEEVSRLMEVKYKHFFDSVLENDDLQDACMQLCSIIQEAQDEPQWVPVSWTRAQE from the exons ATGAGACAAGCTATGGAGGacg gtgtcagTGCGGTGCTGTCCAGTGTGGTGGAGGACGTCAGTCAAGCTGTCCACAGAAACATTAGTGGTGCTCAGCTCCTTCATGAACTGCTGAGGGCGCCGTGGCTTCACGCTCTGCTGAAG ATTTATGAGTGCCTGTTGCAGTTCCAGAGGTTCACACCCAGCCCCATTCTGCCCTACGCCTCAGGACTATCACAtgag atCATGGCAGCAGTCCAGAAGGTCCACCGTCCCTCGGCTGAAGCTCGAGAGCTCTGCGGCCTCCTCAGCTCACCGCACATCCAG GCCCTGCTGTCTTCCCACGACAGCGTAGCCCAGTTTGACTACGGTCCCATTTTACCTCCTCTGCCTGACGAGCTgcctgaggatgaggaggccaTGAGGATCGTTTGTCTGGTGAAGAACAACCAGCCACTG gggGCGACTAtaaggagggatgaggagacaggagagatcTACATTGCCAGGGTGATTCATGGAGGACTGGCTGACCGCAGCG GACTGCTCCATCCTGGTGATCTGTTagtggaggtgaatggaaaCCCTGTGGTGGGTCTGGAGCCGGAGCAGGTCATCCAGATCCTG atcAATTCTCACGGGACGATCCTCTTTAAGGTCATTCCAAACGCAGctcagagcaacagcagcaacctgAAGTCG GTGTACATGAGGGCGATGGTGGACTACTGCCCCCTGCAGGACTCCTCCATCCCCTGTCCGGATGCAGGGATGGCGTTCAGCAGAGGAGACCTGCTGGAGGTGGTGGACCAGTCGGACGGGCACTGGTGGCAGGCCAGGAAGCTGCCCAGCGCCGTGTCCTGCGCTGGTTTGATTCCCTCAGCCAGCATGCTGAAGAG TAAACAGAGGGAGCAGTGGTGGTGTCAGCCGCTACAGGTTCACACCTGCATCAGACCCT TGAACCTGGCTGAGCACG AGGACGATCGAACACAAGCAGATGACAAGCGTCTCGTGACAG AGCTTGAAGAAATACACTTTG ATGAGGCCGACTCTGACGTCACTGATGGAATCTACCTGG ctggtTTCCGTCGAAGCTTCCGTCTCTGGAGGAGGACGTCCTTCAGGAGGAGACGACAGTCCTGCACCTCCTGCTCACCCAACTGCAACGCTCTGTCCACCCCCTACGAGGAGGTGGCTTTGTACCAGCGTCCCCCGCAGGAGAACCATcgcctcatcatcctcatcg GTGCTTCAGGAGTTGGAGTTAATGAACTGAGGAAAAGACTCATCAAGCTGAACCCTGCGACCTTCCAGGGACCCGTCCCTC ACACCACTCGTCCAATCAGGGCAGGGGAGCAGACAGGAAGGGAGTACCACTTTGTCACCAAGGAGCTGTTTGAGTACATGGTCTGTAACCACAG gtttgTGGAGTACGGGGAGTGTAGGGGCCACCTGTATGGGACCAGCACTGATGCCATTGATGAGGTGTTAAAACGAGGTCGGATGTGCATCATCGATGTTGAACCACAT AGCATCCAGTCTCTGAGGACGAGGAAGCTGAAGCCCTACGTGATCTTCATCAAAGCTCCAAGttcagagaggctgagagagacacGCAGAGACGCCCGAATCGTCACCAACTACAGCGTCAACAGAGCGTTCACG gaggacgacttcatggagctggaggaggtgtcCCGGCTGATGGAGGTGAAGTACAAACATTTTTTCGACAGCGTGCTGGAGAACGACGACCTGCAGGACGCCTGCATGCAGCTCTGCTCCATCATCCAGGAGGCCCAGGACGAGCCACAGTGGGTCCCTGTGAGCTGGACCCGGGCGCAggagtag
- the LOC143330803 gene encoding uncharacterized protein LOC143330803 isoform X3 has translation MRQAMEDGVSAVLSSVVEDVSQAVHRNISGAQLLHELLRAPWLHALLKIYECLLQFQRFTPSPILPYASGLSHEIMAAVQKVHRPSAEARELCGLLSSPHIQALLSSHDSVAQFDYGPILPPLPDELPEDEEAMRIVCLVKNNQPLVMRVAEGGGAIRSRWSSLRRFTLERLVPARRARSREELRATESEARPLTLPTGGQSRPFLPRYESTGSSCLCPQTAELRKKGLNQSAPSVFSPAPCNDGSSAGGCSDDYAYPPPPVPAYSFPNSPALYRKGATGGHSRNIPTPGRTPSWTGMNPLKARTAPSSPATRRSTRQQGVSTLPTPGRQQRCQTGSHDKRQEEPTSPMMVHYSTAPHHNGCQNLPKRTHGRLHKHPQCPELSKQRSMDELRSTVQTVASSFEHGTQDVRHLGQKMRAATGMITDSVEENAQALNLLAEVVDKLQGLIVASNHPEPSPPRRPKHHTPPPPPPRVSSISPKVVRKPPTPYPRHLSSSSSSCSSSSSSTSVSSCADGVASSLSPKRMNGGSNRTVSFGATHRRIGCTEQVRLNNGSVSRAPLEDRQDGNSTGCLATKKKKKKK, from the exons ATGAGACAAGCTATGGAGGacg gtgtcagTGCGGTGCTGTCCAGTGTGGTGGAGGACGTCAGTCAAGCTGTCCACAGAAACATTAGTGGTGCTCAGCTCCTTCATGAACTGCTGAGGGCGCCGTGGCTTCACGCTCTGCTGAAG ATTTATGAGTGCCTGTTGCAGTTCCAGAGGTTCACACCCAGCCCCATTCTGCCCTACGCCTCAGGACTATCACAtgag atCATGGCAGCAGTCCAGAAGGTCCACCGTCCCTCGGCTGAAGCTCGAGAGCTCTGCGGCCTCCTCAGCTCACCGCACATCCAG GCCCTGCTGTCTTCCCACGACAGCGTAGCCCAGTTTGACTACGGTCCCATTTTACCTCCTCTGCCTGACGAGCTgcctgaggatgaggaggccaTGAGGATCGTTTGTCTGGTGAAGAACAACCAGCCACTGGTGA TGCGTGTagcagagggtggaggagcGATTCGTAGCCGTTGGAGCAGCCTTCGTCGCTTCACGCTGGAGCGCCTCGTCCCCGCGAGGAGGGCACGGTCGAGGGAGGAGCTCAGAGCGACTGAAAGTGAAGCCAGGCCTTTGACGCTCCCCACAGGAGGACAGTCACGCCCCTTCCTCCCTCGCTATGAGTCAACAGGAAGTTCATGTTTATGCCCGCAAACCGCAGAGCTGCGGAAGAAAgggctcaaccaatcagctcccTCTGTCTTTAGTCCAGCCCCCTGCAATg ACGGTTCCTCTGCCGGTGGGTGCAGTGATGACTATGCctaccctcctcctccagtcccAGCTTACAGCTTTCCCAACTCCCCCGCCCTATACAGAAAGGGGGCTACAGGGGGGCACTCGAGGAACATCCCTACACCCGGCAGAACCCCCTCGTGGACTGGGATGAACCCTCTTAAAGCCCGGACGGCACCGTCTAGTCCTGCGACTCGTCGCTCCACTCGGCAGCAGGGGGTGAGCACTCTCCCCACCCCCGGCAGGCAACAGCGGTGTCAAACTGGATCTCATGACAAACGGCAGGAAGAGCCTACGAGTCCCATGATGGTCCATTACTCTACCGCTCCTCATCACAATGGATGCCAGAACCTACCGAAACGGACACATGGAAGACTCCATAAACATCCCCAGTGTCCAGAGCTCAGCAAGCAGCGCAGCATGGACGAGCTCAGGTCCACTGTTCAGACGGTGGCCAGCAGCTTTGAGCACGGCACTCAGGATGTTCGCCATCTTGGCCAGAAGATGAGGGCGGCGACAGGGATGATCACAGACAGCGTGGAAGAGAACGCCCAGGCGCTCAACCTGCTGGCAGAGGTGGTTGACAAGCTCCAGGGGCTCATTGTGGCCAGTAATCACCCCGAGCCGTCACCTCCCCGCAGGCCAAAACAccacactcctcctccacctccaccgaGGGTCTCCTCAATCTCTCCAAAAGTGGTCCGCAAACCTCCCACACCCTACCCACGCCAcctctcgtcttcctcttcttcttgctcctcctcctcttcgtccaCGTCTGTCAGTTCTTGTGCAGACGGCGTCGCTTCGTCTCTGAGTCCCAAACGAATGAACGGAGGCTCTAATCGGACGGTGAGCTTTGGTGCCACCCACAGGAGGATTGGCTGTACTGAACAGGTGAGGCTCAACAATGGATCCGTCTCCAGAGCTCCTCTGGAGGACCGACAAGACGGCAACAGCACAGGATGTTTGGcaaccaagaagaagaagaagaagaagtag
- the LOC143330885 gene encoding olfactory receptor 6K3-like → MDHVYNVSPVTVFTLAAFNETLNHRLAVFSLSLLCYSVILVVNVSLIMTIVFDENLHEPMYILLCVFCINGVYGTTGFYPKFLVDLLSSSQVISYAGCLCQAFVMYSFVCSDTSILAVMAYDRFLAICRPLQYRSVMTKRRISELVLFSWLTPFCVFSVNILLTSRLTFCDANIHRLFCVNWLVVKLACPDTDTVVNNAFAFVTMSVYICHWLFVVWTYVYLVQTCLRSKEDRAKFMQTCLPNVIALVTFFVIVVSDIMHMRYASEDLPQSFHNFVAMAAVIVPPLMNPLLYGFKMNKIRSRILLLVHVRRK, encoded by the coding sequence ATGGATCATGTGTATAATGTTTCCCCAGTGACAGTTTTTACGTTGGCAGCCTTCAACGAGACCCTGAATCACAGACTCGccgtcttctctctgtctttactgTGTTACAGCGTCATTCTGGTCGTGAACGTCTCGCTCATCATGACCATTGTCTTCGATGAGAACCTGCACGAGCCCATGTACATTTTATTATGCGTCTTCTGCATCAACGGAGTTTACGGGACGACGGGTTTCTACCCCAAGTTCCTGGTCGACCTCCTGTCGTCCTCTCAGGTCATCTCGTACGCCGGATGTCTCTGTCAGGCCTTTGTAATGTACTCGTTCGTCTGCAGCGACACATCTATTCTTGCAGTTATGGCTTATGACCGGTTCCTGGCCATATGCCGGCCGCTGCAGTACCGCTCGGTGATGACGAAGAGGAGGATCTCTGAGCTGGTGCTCTTCTCTTGGTTAACGCCTTTCTGCGTTTTCTCTGTGAACATCCTGCTGACCAGCCGGCTGACGTTCTGCGACGCAAACATTCACAGACTCTTCTGCGTCAACTGGCTCGTCGTCAAACTGGCTTGTCCCGACACGGACACTGTTGTAAACAATGCATTTGCGTTTGTCACCATGTCTGTTTACATCTGTCACTGGCTCTTCGTTGTGTGGACTTATGTTTATCTGGTTCAAACCTGCCTGCGGTCCAAAGAGGACAGAGCAAAGTTTATGCAGACATGTTTGCCAAATGTGATCGCTTTGGTCACTTTCTTTGTGATCGTGGTGTCGGACATCATGCACATGCGATACGCCTCAGAAGATTTGCCTCAAAGCTTTCACAACTTTGTGGCTATGGCTGCTGTGATTGTTCCTCCTCTGATGAATCCTTTATTATACGGattcaaaatgaacaaaatccGCAGCAGAATTCTTCTTTTGGTTCATGTGAGACGAAAATGA
- the LOC143330777 gene encoding olfactory receptor 11A1-like — MDVELNVTYIILDGYVEMHKYRYLYFVLMFTAYILIICSNCTVVCLICIHRNLHEPMYIFIAALLINSVLYSTAIYPKLLIDFLSDKQIISYSACLCQGLIHYILAYSEFLLLAAMSYDRYVSICKPLQYAAIMKKTTTGVLLALAWLVPVCEVAVAVSFTVDIKLCGFTLKGIFCNNSLFSLYCVHLEALSVYGVIILLNMALLPVLFILFTYTRILIISYGSCREVRRKAAHTCLPHLMVLINFSCLITYDVIIVRLESGIPKSARLIMTLQVVLYHPLFNPIIYGLKMKEISKHLRKLFCVVTLLSH, encoded by the coding sequence ATGGATGTTGAATTAAATGTTACATATATAATTCTTGATGGTTATGTGGAAATGCACAAATACAGATATCTTTATTTTGTGCTCATGTTCACAGCATATATTCTCATAATCTGCAGTAACTGTACTGTTGTGTGTCTGATCTGCATTCACCGAAACCTCCATGAGCCCatgtacattttcattgcagCTCTGTTGATCAACTCTGTTCTTTACAGCACTGCGATCTACCCAAAGCTGCTGATCGACTTTTTATCTGACAAGCAGATCATATCTTATTCAGCCTGTCTCTGTCAAGGTCTTATCCATTACATTCTTGCCTATTCAGAGTTCTTACTGTTGGCAGCCATGTCGTACGACAGGTATGTGTCCATATGTAAACCTCTGCAATATGCAGCTATCATGAAGAAAACCACCACCGGTGTCTTGCTGGCTTTGGCTTGGCTTGTTCCTGTTTGTGAGGTTGCGGTGGCAGTTTCATTTACTGTCGATATAAAACTCTGTGGCTTTACTTTGAAAGGGATTTTTTGTAACAATTCACTTTTCAGCCTTTACTGTGTTCACTTAGAAGCACTATCTGTGTACGGTGTGATCATTCTGCTGAACATGGCGCTTCTCCCTGTGCTCTTCATCCTGTTCACGTACACCAGGATTCTCATCATTTCCTATGGAAGTTGCAGAGAAGTCAGGAGAAAAGCTGCACACACCTGTTTACCACACCTGATGGTTTTAATCAACTTCTCCTGTTTAATTACGTACGATGTGATCATAGTTCGGCTGGAATCAGGTATTCCAAAAAGCGCACGTTTGATAATGACTTTACAAGTGGTTCTGTATCACCCTCTCTTTAATCCCATCATATAcggactgaaaatgaaagaaatctcTAAACACCTCAGGAAGTTGTTCTGTGTGGTCACACTGCTATCACACTAA